A stretch of Castanea sativa cultivar Marrone di Chiusa Pesio chromosome 2, ASM4071231v1 DNA encodes these proteins:
- the LOC142625395 gene encoding uncharacterized protein LOC142625395, translating to MGEEGEIDGPTITTEEEDDPTTTLEISLHALVGVSSPQTMRLTWIINGRPLHILIDSGSTHNFVSLKFAKRMGCCKTASPAFVVMVANGELLTCEEIYLAVPMEVQEYRFQANVYPLNLQGSDVVLGMQWLQGLGRVLHDWSKLTMKFWDKGKKYVICGEDRGRVMQG from the coding sequence ATGGGCGAAGAAGGTGAGATTGATGGTCCAACTATTACAACTGAGGAAGAGGATGACCCAACCACCACTCTTGAAATCTCGCTACACGCCTTAGTGGGGGTATCTTCTCCACAAACTATGCGCTTGACCTGGATTATCAATGGGAGGCCATTACATATTCTCATTGATAGTGGGAGTACCCacaattttgttagtttgaAATTTGCCAAGCGGATGGGATGTTGCAAAACGGCGTCTCCAGCCTTTGTGGTGATGGTGGCCAATGGCGAACTACTAACATGTGAAGAAATATATTTGGCTGTACCTATGGAGGTCCAAGAGTACCGATTTCAAGCCAATGTATACCCCTTAAACTTACAAGGGTCAGACGTGGTCTTGGGAATGCAATGGTTGCAAGGCTTAGGTAGAGTTTTGCATGATTGGAGTAAACTCACAATGAAATTTTGGgacaaagggaagaaatatGTGATATGTGGTGAAGATAGAGGTCGGGTTATGCAAGGCTAA